One stretch of Croceibacterium atlanticum DNA includes these proteins:
- a CDS encoding 5-methyltetrahydropteroyltriglutamate--homocysteine S-methyltransferase, with amino-acid sequence MTTKLPLRADHVGSFLRPRSVVEAREHRAAGNIDYAALRQIEDEAIAELVKWQEGLGLKSITDGEFRRYFFHTDFLLQLSGVEEQGGIEKAFKNDTGKDVHFAPPKMVVTGKIEHVKPIQKADYEYLASVATETPKVAIPSPTMLHFRAGRQGIPEDVYPEMDAFYADVAAAYRAEVDSLAEAGCRYLQMDDTNLAYLCDESHRDDARARGMDPDETPRQYAALINDAFGSAPSDMIKAIHLCRGNFRSSWAAEGGYEPVAEIMFNELDIDAFFLEYDDPRSGDFAPLRFLPKGKTVVLGLVTTKLGQLESKDDIKRRIDEASKFADLDQLALSPQCGFASTVHGNDLTTEQQADKIRLCVEVAEEVWG; translated from the coding sequence ATGACTACCAAGCTGCCTTTGCGCGCCGACCATGTCGGTTCATTCCTGCGACCGCGTTCCGTGGTGGAGGCGCGCGAACACCGCGCCGCAGGTAATATCGACTATGCGGCCCTGCGCCAGATCGAGGACGAGGCGATTGCCGAACTCGTGAAATGGCAAGAAGGACTCGGCCTCAAATCGATCACCGATGGCGAGTTCCGGCGTTACTTCTTCCATACTGATTTCCTGCTTCAGCTATCGGGTGTCGAAGAACAGGGCGGTATTGAAAAGGCATTCAAGAACGATACCGGCAAGGATGTGCATTTTGCGCCGCCGAAAATGGTCGTCACCGGTAAGATCGAACATGTGAAGCCGATCCAGAAAGCCGATTACGAATATCTGGCCTCCGTCGCCACCGAAACACCCAAGGTCGCCATTCCCAGCCCGACCATGCTGCATTTCCGCGCCGGCCGGCAGGGCATTCCGGAAGATGTCTATCCCGAAATGGATGCATTCTACGCCGATGTCGCCGCGGCCTACCGTGCAGAAGTGGATAGTCTGGCGGAGGCCGGTTGCCGCTATTTGCAGATGGACGATACCAATCTCGCCTATCTCTGCGACGAGAGCCACCGGGACGATGCCCGCGCACGGGGCATGGATCCCGACGAAACGCCGCGCCAATATGCGGCCCTGATCAATGATGCTTTCGGTTCCGCCCCGTCCGACATGATCAAGGCGATCCATCTGTGCCGAGGTAATTTCCGCAGTTCATGGGCGGCCGAAGGCGGCTATGAGCCGGTGGCGGAGATCATGTTCAACGAACTGGATATTGACGCCTTCTTCCTGGAATATGACGATCCGCGCTCGGGCGATTTCGCGCCCCTGCGTTTCCTGCCCAAGGGCAAGACGGTCGTACTCGGCCTCGTCACCACCAAGCTGGGGCAGTTGGAAAGCAAGGACGATATCAAGCGCCGGATCGACGAAGCGAGCAAGTTTGCCGATCTCGATCAGCTCGCCCTCAGCCCGCAATGCGGCTTTGCCAGCACCGTCCACGGAAATGATCTGACCACGGAACAGCAGGCGGACAAGATACGCCTCTGCGTGGAAGTGGCAGAAGAAGTCTGGGGCTGA